The Streptococcus mitis genome has a segment encoding these proteins:
- the rplJ gene encoding 50S ribosomal protein L10: MSEAIIAKKAELVDVVAEKMKAAASIVVVDARGLTVEQDTVLRRELRGSEVEYKVIKNSILRRAAEKAGLEDLASVFVGPSAVAFSNEDVIAPAKILNDFSKNAEALEIKGGAIEGAVASKEEILALATLPNREGLLSMLLSVLQAPVRNVALAVKAVADNKEDAA; encoded by the coding sequence ATGAGTGAAGCAATTATTGCTAAAAAAGCGGAACTAGTTGACGTAGTAGCTGAAAAAATGAAAGCTGCTGCATCTATCGTCGTTGTGGATGCTCGTGGTTTGACAGTTGAGCAAGATACAGTTCTTCGTCGTGAGCTTCGTGGAAGCGAAGTTGAGTATAAAGTTATTAAAAACTCAATCTTGCGTCGTGCAGCTGAAAAAGCTGGTCTTGAAGATCTTGCATCTGTATTTGTTGGACCATCTGCAGTAGCATTTTCTAACGAAGATGTTATCGCACCAGCGAAAATCTTGAACGACTTTTCTAAAAACGCTGAAGCACTTGAAATCAAAGGTGGTGCAATCGAAGGCGCTGTCGCATCTAAAGAAGAGATTCTTGCTCTTGCAACTCTTCCAAACCGCGAAGGACTTCTTTCTATGCTCCTTTCTGTACTTCAAGCGCCAGTGCGCAACGTTGC